The Legionella cincinnatiensis genome includes a region encoding these proteins:
- a CDS encoding RNA-binding S4 domain-containing protein: MKDVFINKEPVELFKILKFEGIALSGAEAKDMIAAGSVLVNGIIEKQKRKKMVAGDTIELKGEVFRLKLGAN, encoded by the coding sequence ATGAAGGATGTTTTCATTAATAAAGAACCTGTTGAACTCTTTAAAATTCTTAAATTTGAAGGTATCGCCTTGAGTGGAGCAGAAGCTAAGGATATGATAGCTGCGGGCTCTGTATTGGTAAACGGCATAATAGAAAAACAGAAAAGAAAAAAGATGGTTGCAGGAGATACGATTGAATTGAAAGGTGAGGTCTTTCGGCTAAAGTTGGGTGCTAATTAA
- a CDS encoding VF530 family DNA-binding protein: MDRTSNDPLHGITLEAILNSLLICYGWEGLAERVKVNCFSSNPSIKSSLKFLRKTPWARKEIEILYLASLKDKNCDNS, encoded by the coding sequence ATGGACAGAACTTCTAATGATCCACTGCACGGCATTACCCTAGAGGCTATCCTAAATAGTTTGTTGATTTGTTATGGCTGGGAAGGCCTGGCGGAAAGAGTCAAAGTTAACTGCTTTTCTTCCAACCCCAGTATCAAATCAAGCCTTAAATTCCTGCGCAAAACACCATGGGCAAGAAAGGAAATTGAAATCCTTTATCTTGCTTCCTTAAAAGATAAAAATTGCGACAACTCATAA
- a CDS encoding helix-turn-helix domain-containing protein translates to MNIKDKIGQRIKEERVAKGLTLKALEELTDDLKQTRISNWERGYRTPGPEEIKQLAQALGVSPAYLMCLTDEKQPKKKPGLKLIPILNFQQACKAKLFIQKIKNDQNTSYIPVAAEFSAKLEEYSFALRMNDESMYPELRLNDILIINPSAKLHPGNLVAVQLEEDQVIIRRYKQLTFSKKTNSFELKAENDHWGNIIIDKMSDCSIIGIVVGIIRYLTE, encoded by the coding sequence ATGAACATCAAAGATAAAATTGGGCAAAGAATAAAAGAAGAGCGTGTAGCTAAAGGCCTTACACTGAAGGCATTGGAAGAATTAACTGATGATCTAAAGCAGACAAGAATTAGTAATTGGGAGCGTGGATATAGAACTCCTGGACCCGAAGAGATTAAACAACTAGCTCAAGCACTAGGTGTCTCACCTGCCTATTTGATGTGCTTAACGGATGAAAAACAACCGAAAAAGAAACCAGGATTAAAATTAATTCCTATACTTAATTTTCAACAAGCTTGTAAAGCTAAATTATTTATTCAAAAGATTAAGAATGATCAAAACACAAGTTATATTCCGGTTGCTGCTGAATTTAGCGCAAAACTTGAAGAATACTCATTTGCTTTAAGAATGAATGATGAAAGCATGTATCCTGAATTAAGACTAAATGACATATTAATTATTAATCCCAGTGCTAAATTACACCCAGGCAATCTCGTTGCAGTGCAATTAGAAGAAGACCAAGTCATCATCCGTCGTTATAAGCAGCTGACTTTCTCTAAAAAGACTAATTCATTTGAATTAAAAGCAGAAAATGATCATTGGGGTAATATTATAATTGATAAAATGTCTGATTGTTCTATCATTGGTATAGTGGTAGGAATAATTAGATATTTAACTGAGTGA